In one Dreissena polymorpha isolate Duluth1 chromosome 7, UMN_Dpol_1.0, whole genome shotgun sequence genomic region, the following are encoded:
- the LOC127838016 gene encoding transmembrane protease serine 12-like, whose translation MLTIPTEKRRLDFRRRAAQDFAEIFAVELGQTINQDVLHSLASEPKQEYVFNINGFKDVKDGVVDVADRLIDNGKCGKQHRKELLSGPPKTLIEPTRQSYNYNYVPHRNEMRQGELPWVGWIGARGKLCGGALLCERFFLTAARCVSEFNETTNELVPYPPHEVTVNLGDLNLYENDKHEQTLNPERIILHPYYTGLSNINGIRHHDVAVLDFGKSHVRKPALNSFVKPICFPYHNLHNVSATLLSDFKQLKPTLALGFTAGWGLMPEHHRQLPWDVLSQSRRSVQSDRVCERLYPGLDTDRFFCVGNFIQEIETCRGDVGGVYMAELPYLGRYSALGVNIRSFDYERDGHFSMFLNLHHPEITGWMESVLGRCNRMGTVEEEEAEAEKERMQNEEAERLATDKARKERERLAAEKVRKEEKERLADKKERG comes from the exons ATGTTAACCATTCCCACTGAAAAAAGAAGGCTCGATTTTAGACGACGAGCGGCTCAAG ATTTTGCCGAGATTTTTGCAGTGGAACTTGGCCAGACAATTAATCAAGACGTTCTTCACTCTCTTGCAAGCGAACCTAAACAGGAGTACGTGTTCAACATAAACGGATTTAAAGACGTAAAGGATGGTGTTGTTGATGTTGCTGATAGATTAATTG ATAATGGAAAATGCGGGAAACAGCATCGGAAGGAACTCTTGTCTGGACCTCCTAAAAct CTCATCGAACCCACACGGCAAagttacaattacaattatgtccCACATCGCAACGAAATGCGGCAG GGAGAGCTGCCGTGGGTAGGATGGATTGGTGCGCGAGGAAAGTTATGCGGAGGCGCGTTGCTATGCGAACGGTTCTTCCTTACTGCAGCAAGATGCGTGTCAGAGTTCAACGAAACAACAAATGAGTTGGTCCCTTACCCACCTCATGAG gtcacagtgaatttGGGAGACCTTAACCTTTATGAAAACGACAAACATGAGCAAACGCTTAATCCGGAAAGGATAATCCTCCACCCATACTACACCGGGCTTTCGAACATAAATGGAATCCGGCATCACGATGTAGCCGTCTTGGATTTTGGGAAAAGCCACGTTAGAAAACCTGCGCTCAATTCTTTTGTCAAACCGATTTGCTTCCCATACC ACAATCTTCATAACGTCTCCGCCACACTCCTTTCGGACTTTAAACAGCTGAAACCAACATTGGCGTTAGGATTTACCGCAGGCTGGGGACTTATGCCCGAACATCACAGACAACTGCCATGGGATGTCCTCAGTCAAAGCAGACGCAGTGTTCAATCAGACCGCGTATGCGAACGTCTGTATCCCGGCTTGGACACGGATAGGTTTTTCTGCGTAGGAAATTTTATTCAAGAAAT AGAAACATGCCGAGGGGATGTTGGCGGAGTATACATGGCCGAACTGCCATACCTGGGGCGATACAGTGCATTGGGGGTAAACATCAG ATCATTTGACTACGAGAGGGATGGACACTTCAGCATGTTTCTAAATCTTCATCATCCTGAGATTACCGGCTGGATGGAATCGGTTCTTGGCCGTTGTAACAGAATGGGTACTGTGGAAGAAGAGGAAGCAGAGGCTGAGAAAGAACGAATGCAGAATGAGGAGGCAGAAAGACTGGCAACTGATAAAGCAAGGAAAGAGAGGGAGAGACTGGCAGCTGAGAAAGTAAGGAAAGAGGAGAAGGAGAGACTGGCAGATAAGAAAGAAAGGGGTTAG
- the LOC127838013 gene encoding uncharacterized protein LOC127838013 isoform X2: MELRDFFVVLIVLGVACFEAEDPKNIDDIVHSMTSVAEIERRQIERRRSWRYGLDVVMIMDTSSNIGPEYHEASKSCMKLLVDIFSNVGERTRFALVTLANTATVVSNLNDSEATLRESFKQKIDDIQNIGGETMLVSALESFYVDIYRNGSGGVFLILFILTDGNSIQQEDVKLKSFIHEIYGLEVFVLGVGQNINEKALRLIASKPVKKHVFFINEFTNIEAVERYSDWMKIAVPLNAMKEAANRFTVTRYDSHAMRNVVLMVDVSSNISPEYLTAAKYFMKQIVDIFGVVVGISSRFGLVTFADTATVILNVYVDAETLLGEVIKQKIDGVQNTVGGSNLTTAFDLFLQDMYLPVTRFGSESYDIYRLDRKWNIFVFTDGEGITKDDNVRLSSTFKDLLGPGVEIFAMGIGQSINIEAMRSIASKPADKHVFEINAFRNLTKIDGAVLKGKCLVKRGRHCGCNKRDFRVC; encoded by the exons ATGGAGTTACGAGATTTCTTTGTGGTACTGATAGTTTTGGGAGTGGCCTGCTTTGAGGCTGAAG ATCCGAAGAATATTGACGACATCGTGCATTCAATGACGTCGGTAGCAG AAATAGAACGTCGTCAAATAGAACGTCGTCGTAGCTGGAGATATGGTCTTGACGTCGTGATGATAATGGACACATCGTCTAACATTGGACCGGAGTACCACGAAGCATCAAAGAGTTGTATGAAACTCCTCGTGGATATCTTCTCAAATG TCGGAGAACGTACCAGGTTTGCACTCGTGACCTTAGCAAATACAGCAACTGTCGTATCAAACTTGAATGACTCGGAGGCGACGCTCAGGGAGTCTTTTAAACAGAAGATAGACGATATTCAG AATATCGGCGGTGAAACAATGCTGGTATCGGCGTTGGAATCCTTTTATGTAGACATATATAGAA ATGGGAGCGGCGGCGTTTTTCTGATTCTTTTCATCCTGACGGACGGCAATTCCATCCAACAGGAAGACGTGAAACTGAAGTCATTTATTCATG AAATTTACGGCCTTGAAGTATTCGTTCTGGGCGTAGGACAAAATATTAACGAGAAAGCTCTGCGCCTAATAGCAAGCAAACCCGTTAAAAAACACGTGTTCTTTATCAACGAGTTCACAAACATCGAGGCAGTTGAGAGATATTCTG ATTGGATGAAGATCGCAGTTCCTTTAAATGCAATGAAGGAGGCAGCAA ATCGATTTACGGTTACCAGATATGATTCACACGCAATGCGCAATGTGGTGCTGATGGTTGATGTGTCATCTAACATCAGCCCGGAATATTTAACCGCGGCAAAATATTTCATGAAACAAATCGTGGATATCTTTGGAG TCGTAGTCGGTATATCTAGCAGATTTGGGCTGGTGACATTTGCTGACACGGCAACTGTCATTCTAAATGTGTATGTAGACGCCGAAACGTTACTCGGTGAGGTTATTAAGCAGAAGATTGACGGAGTACAG AATACCGTAGGCGGATCGAATCTCACAACGGCATTTGACTTATTTTTGCAAGATATGTACTTACCAGTCACACGCTTTGGATCTGAAAGTTACG ATATTTATCGACTTGATCGAAAATGGAACATTTTTGTCTTTACTGACGGGGAAGGGATTACTAAAGACGACAACGTGAGACTTTCGTCCACCTTTAAAGATCTTCTGG GTCCAGGAGTCGAAATCTTCGCAATGGGAATAGGCCAGTCAATTAACATTGAAGCAATGCGCTCTATTGCCAGCAAACCTGCAGACAAACATGTGTTCGAGATCAACGCATTCCGGAACTTGACGAAAATTGATGGCGCCGTTTTGAAGGGAAAGTG TCTTGTCAAACGTGGCCGACATTGTGGATGCAATAAAAGAGATTTCAG AGTCTGTTAA
- the LOC127838013 gene encoding uncharacterized protein LOC127838013 isoform X1 gives MELRDFFVVLIVLGVACFEAEAQQNCGTIPHPAHGQVFVQGYKRGDKARFTCDTGYVLHGAEEVQCFGNNMWSGMPPICINPKNIDDIVHSMTSVAEIERRQIERRRSWRYGLDVVMIMDTSSNIGPEYHEASKSCMKLLVDIFSNVGERTRFALVTLANTATVVSNLNDSEATLRESFKQKIDDIQNIGGETMLVSALESFYVDIYRNGSGGVFLILFILTDGNSIQQEDVKLKSFIHEIYGLEVFVLGVGQNINEKALRLIASKPVKKHVFFINEFTNIEAVERYSDWMKIAVPLNAMKEAANRFTVTRYDSHAMRNVVLMVDVSSNISPEYLTAAKYFMKQIVDIFGVVVGISSRFGLVTFADTATVILNVYVDAETLLGEVIKQKIDGVQNTVGGSNLTTAFDLFLQDMYLPVTRFGSESYDIYRLDRKWNIFVFTDGEGITKDDNVRLSSTFKDLLGPGVEIFAMGIGQSINIEAMRSIASKPADKHVFEINAFRNLTKIDGAVLKGKCLVKRGRHCGCNKRDFRVC, from the exons ATGGAGTTACGAGATTTCTTTGTGGTACTGATAGTTTTGGGAGTGGCCTGCTTTGAGGCTGAAG CCCAGCAAAATTGTGGAACTATTCCACATCCTGCTCACGGCCAAGTGTTCGTCCAAGGATACAAGCGAGGCGATAAGGCGAG GTTCACATGCGACACTGGGTATGTTCTTCATGGCGCAGAAGAAGTTCAATGTTTTGGGAACAACATGTGGAGTGGAATGCCGCCTATTTGTATCA ATCCGAAGAATATTGACGACATCGTGCATTCAATGACGTCGGTAGCAG AAATAGAACGTCGTCAAATAGAACGTCGTCGTAGCTGGAGATATGGTCTTGACGTCGTGATGATAATGGACACATCGTCTAACATTGGACCGGAGTACCACGAAGCATCAAAGAGTTGTATGAAACTCCTCGTGGATATCTTCTCAAATG TCGGAGAACGTACCAGGTTTGCACTCGTGACCTTAGCAAATACAGCAACTGTCGTATCAAACTTGAATGACTCGGAGGCGACGCTCAGGGAGTCTTTTAAACAGAAGATAGACGATATTCAG AATATCGGCGGTGAAACAATGCTGGTATCGGCGTTGGAATCCTTTTATGTAGACATATATAGAA ATGGGAGCGGCGGCGTTTTTCTGATTCTTTTCATCCTGACGGACGGCAATTCCATCCAACAGGAAGACGTGAAACTGAAGTCATTTATTCATG AAATTTACGGCCTTGAAGTATTCGTTCTGGGCGTAGGACAAAATATTAACGAGAAAGCTCTGCGCCTAATAGCAAGCAAACCCGTTAAAAAACACGTGTTCTTTATCAACGAGTTCACAAACATCGAGGCAGTTGAGAGATATTCTG ATTGGATGAAGATCGCAGTTCCTTTAAATGCAATGAAGGAGGCAGCAA ATCGATTTACGGTTACCAGATATGATTCACACGCAATGCGCAATGTGGTGCTGATGGTTGATGTGTCATCTAACATCAGCCCGGAATATTTAACCGCGGCAAAATATTTCATGAAACAAATCGTGGATATCTTTGGAG TCGTAGTCGGTATATCTAGCAGATTTGGGCTGGTGACATTTGCTGACACGGCAACTGTCATTCTAAATGTGTATGTAGACGCCGAAACGTTACTCGGTGAGGTTATTAAGCAGAAGATTGACGGAGTACAG AATACCGTAGGCGGATCGAATCTCACAACGGCATTTGACTTATTTTTGCAAGATATGTACTTACCAGTCACACGCTTTGGATCTGAAAGTTACG ATATTTATCGACTTGATCGAAAATGGAACATTTTTGTCTTTACTGACGGGGAAGGGATTACTAAAGACGACAACGTGAGACTTTCGTCCACCTTTAAAGATCTTCTGG GTCCAGGAGTCGAAATCTTCGCAATGGGAATAGGCCAGTCAATTAACATTGAAGCAATGCGCTCTATTGCCAGCAAACCTGCAGACAAACATGTGTTCGAGATCAACGCATTCCGGAACTTGACGAAAATTGATGGCGCCGTTTTGAAGGGAAAGTG TCTTGTCAAACGTGGCCGACATTGTGGATGCAATAAAAGAGATTTCAG AGTCTGTTAA
- the LOC127838013 gene encoding uncharacterized protein LOC127838013 isoform X3, which yields MELRDFFVVLIVLGVACFEAEAQQNCGTIPHPAHGQVFVQGYKRGDKARFTCDTGYVLHGAEEVQCFGNNMWSGMPPICINPKNIDDIVHSMTSVAEIERRQIERRRSWRYGLDVVMIMDTSSNIGPEYHEASKSCMKLLVDIFSNDGSGGVFLILFILTDGNSIQQEDVKLKSFIHEIYGLEVFVLGVGQNINEKALRLIASKPVKKHVFFINEFTNIEAVERYSDWMKIAVPLNAMKEAANRFTVTRYDSHAMRNVVLMVDVSSNISPEYLTAAKYFMKQIVDIFGVVVGISSRFGLVTFADTATVILNVYVDAETLLGEVIKQKIDGVQNTVGGSNLTTAFDLFLQDMYLPVTRFGSESYDIYRLDRKWNIFVFTDGEGITKDDNVRLSSTFKDLLGPGVEIFAMGIGQSINIEAMRSIASKPADKHVFEINAFRNLTKIDGAVLKGKCLVKRGRHCGCNKRDFRVC from the exons ATGGAGTTACGAGATTTCTTTGTGGTACTGATAGTTTTGGGAGTGGCCTGCTTTGAGGCTGAAG CCCAGCAAAATTGTGGAACTATTCCACATCCTGCTCACGGCCAAGTGTTCGTCCAAGGATACAAGCGAGGCGATAAGGCGAG GTTCACATGCGACACTGGGTATGTTCTTCATGGCGCAGAAGAAGTTCAATGTTTTGGGAACAACATGTGGAGTGGAATGCCGCCTATTTGTATCA ATCCGAAGAATATTGACGACATCGTGCATTCAATGACGTCGGTAGCAG AAATAGAACGTCGTCAAATAGAACGTCGTCGTAGCTGGAGATATGGTCTTGACGTCGTGATGATAATGGACACATCGTCTAACATTGGACCGGAGTACCACGAAGCATCAAAGAGTTGTATGAAACTCCTCGTGGATATCTTCTCAAATG ATGGGAGCGGCGGCGTTTTTCTGATTCTTTTCATCCTGACGGACGGCAATTCCATCCAACAGGAAGACGTGAAACTGAAGTCATTTATTCATG AAATTTACGGCCTTGAAGTATTCGTTCTGGGCGTAGGACAAAATATTAACGAGAAAGCTCTGCGCCTAATAGCAAGCAAACCCGTTAAAAAACACGTGTTCTTTATCAACGAGTTCACAAACATCGAGGCAGTTGAGAGATATTCTG ATTGGATGAAGATCGCAGTTCCTTTAAATGCAATGAAGGAGGCAGCAA ATCGATTTACGGTTACCAGATATGATTCACACGCAATGCGCAATGTGGTGCTGATGGTTGATGTGTCATCTAACATCAGCCCGGAATATTTAACCGCGGCAAAATATTTCATGAAACAAATCGTGGATATCTTTGGAG TCGTAGTCGGTATATCTAGCAGATTTGGGCTGGTGACATTTGCTGACACGGCAACTGTCATTCTAAATGTGTATGTAGACGCCGAAACGTTACTCGGTGAGGTTATTAAGCAGAAGATTGACGGAGTACAG AATACCGTAGGCGGATCGAATCTCACAACGGCATTTGACTTATTTTTGCAAGATATGTACTTACCAGTCACACGCTTTGGATCTGAAAGTTACG ATATTTATCGACTTGATCGAAAATGGAACATTTTTGTCTTTACTGACGGGGAAGGGATTACTAAAGACGACAACGTGAGACTTTCGTCCACCTTTAAAGATCTTCTGG GTCCAGGAGTCGAAATCTTCGCAATGGGAATAGGCCAGTCAATTAACATTGAAGCAATGCGCTCTATTGCCAGCAAACCTGCAGACAAACATGTGTTCGAGATCAACGCATTCCGGAACTTGACGAAAATTGATGGCGCCGTTTTGAAGGGAAAGTG TCTTGTCAAACGTGGCCGACATTGTGGATGCAATAAAAGAGATTTCAG AGTCTGTTAA